In a genomic window of Lycium ferocissimum isolate CSIRO_LF1 chromosome 9, AGI_CSIRO_Lferr_CH_V1, whole genome shotgun sequence:
- the LOC132031283 gene encoding protein SEEDLING PLASTID DEVELOPMENT 1 isoform X3, whose protein sequence is MLSFALLHPNPQFCFHYQNSIPKLLKPQFQSLYFSTKLLSNSKPWFSCSSSSSSLSSSLSSASSCSLIGDDFEVELGRLLALLPEEMRRGVSEHPEFSNLIEVVMDLGRKPLARFPSGDFILSDHPITLDDLQQATSQVGDFAVDNRAGISRTLHRISAIRNRKGQIIGLTCRVGRAISGSANSLRDLVKEGASLLLIGPPGVGKTTIIRDIARMLANDYGKRVMIVDTSNEIGGDGDIPHAGIGNARRMQVPHTDMQHKVLIEAVENHMPQVIVIDEIGTKLEAMAASTIAQRGIQLVATAHGVTIDNLVMNPALEMLVGGVQSVTLGDEEASRRGVQKSVLERKGPSSFSCGVEIISKTELRVHPDLEATVDAILAGRYPRYETRKINPGSQDGIIESSSIQAPLDERDEVLVEDIIQMNGGIPGSTELISAIDSTVEGGSGEREDALCIFLYGISEASVMQGMKQLNIDDAIEFTDNISEADVLLALQSKLKKNSRIQAAARSHGIPIYVTKTSSSTQLTKAMQALISDFADGFEFLESEAKTNESEKIDALEENVEVPVKSLA, encoded by the exons ATGCTCTCTTTTGCTTTGCTTCATCCAAACCCACAATTCTGTTTCCACTACCAAAACTCAATCCCCAAACTCCTCAAACCCCAATTTCAATCCCTCtatttttcaacaaaattaCTGAGTAACAGTAAACCCTGGTTCTCCTGctcatcatcctcatcatcattatcatcatcgttgTCGTCGGCATCATCTTGTTCGTTGATTGGTGATGATTTTGAGGTGGAATTGGGTCGGTTACTTGCTTTATTACCTGAGGAGATGCGACGAGGAGTTAGTGAGCATCCTGAGTTTTCTAACTTAATTGAGGTTGTTATGGATTTGGGTCGTAAGCCACTTGCTAGATTCCCTTCTGGTGATTTTATCTTGTCGGATCATCCGATTACGTTGGATGATCTTCAACAAGCTACCTCCCAG GTTGGTGACTTTGCAGTTGACAATAGAGCTGGCATTAGCAGAACTTTACACCGAATTAGTGCTATTAGAAACCGGAAAGGTCAAATTATTGGTTTAACTTGTCGAGTTGGTCGTGCAATATCCGGAAGTGCCAACTCATTGCGAGACCTAGTTAAAGAAGGTGCTTCTTTGTTGCTCATTGGTCCTCCTGGAGTAGGAAAAACAACTATTATCAG GGACATAGCCAGGATGCTTGCAAATGATTATGGGAAGCGTGTAATGATTGTTGACACCTCTAATGAAATTGGTGGGGATGGTGATATACCTCACGCGGGAATAGGTAATGCTCGACGGATGCAAGTTCCACACACTGATATGCAACACAAG GTGCTGATAGAAGCAGTGGAAAATCACATGCCACAAGTGATTGTAATCGATGAGATTGGAACTAAGCTTGAGGCAATGGCTGCAAGCACCATTGCACAACGAGGAATTCAATTAGTTGCAACTGCTCATGGAGTAACGATAGATAATTTAGTAATGAATCCTGCTTTAGAGATGCTGGTTGGAGGAGTACAG agTGTAACTCTTGGGGATGAAGAGGCAAGCAGGAGAGGCGTTCAGAAATCTGTACTGGAGAGGAAAGGTCCATCATCTTTTAGCTGTGGGGTTGAGATAATCTCCAAGACAGAATTGAGAGTTCACCCTGATTTAGAAGCAACAGTCGATGCAATTCTTGCAG GACGTTACCCGAGATATGAAACTCGCAAGATAAATCCAGGATCACAGGATGGAATAATAGAAAGTTCATCCATCCAAGCACCATtagatgagagagatgaagtTTTGGTTGAAGATATTATCCAGATGAATGGAGGTATACCTGGTTCTACTGAGCTCATCTCAGCAATAGATTCGACCGTGGAAGGAGGTTCCGGTGAAAGGGAGGATGCCCTTTGCATTTTTCTATATGGG ATCTCAGAGGCAAGTGTGATGCAAGGGATGAAACAGCTAAACATCGACGATGCCATTGAGTTTACTGATAATATCAGCGAAGCGGATGTGCTACTTGCTCTGCAGTCGaagcttaaaaaaaattctcggATTCAAGCAGCTGCAAGATCTCACGGCATTCCTATTTATGTGACAAAG ACAAGCTCTTCAACACAGTTGACAAAGGCTATGCAGGCATTAATCAGTGATTTTGCTGATGGCTTTGAGTTTCTCGAATCTGAAGCTAAGACGAATGAGTCTGAAAAGATTGATGCATTGGAG GAAAACGTGGAGGTTCCGGTGAAGTCATTGGCCTGA
- the LOC132031283 gene encoding protein SEEDLING PLASTID DEVELOPMENT 1 isoform X1: MLSFALLHPNPQFCFHYQNSIPKLLKPQFQSLYFSTKLLSNSKPWFSCSSSSSSLSSSLSSASSCSLIGDDFEVELGRLLALLPEEMRRGVSEHPEFSNLIEVVMDLGRKPLARFPSGDFILSDHPITLDDLQQATSQVGDFAVDNRAGISRTLHRISAIRNRKGQIIGLTCRVGRAISGSANSLRDLVKEGASLLLIGPPGVGKTTIIRDIARMLANDYGKRVMIVDTSNEIGGDGDIPHAGIGNARRMQVPHTDMQHKVLIEAVENHMPQVIVIDEIGTKLEAMAASTIAQRGIQLVATAHGVTIDNLVMNPALEMLVGGVQSVTLGDEEASRRGVQKSVLERKGPSSFSCGVEIISKTELRVHPDLEATVDAILAGRYPRYETRKINPGSQDGIIESSSIQAPLDERDEVLVEDIIQMNGGIPGSTELISAIDSTVEGGSGEREDALCIFLYGISEASVMQGMKQLNIDDAIEFTDNISEADVLLALQSKLKKNSRIQAAARSHGIPIYVTKTSSSTQLTKAMQALISDFADGFEFLESEAKTNESEKIDALEEARIAMERVVIPKGESVELLPRPSNIILLQKDLIRKYKLKSERIGTGTDLRLRILPFNSASDEDSHDSEGVDEESDVDELFRPNAELNGSAHTVNRLPLLPE, from the exons ATGCTCTCTTTTGCTTTGCTTCATCCAAACCCACAATTCTGTTTCCACTACCAAAACTCAATCCCCAAACTCCTCAAACCCCAATTTCAATCCCTCtatttttcaacaaaattaCTGAGTAACAGTAAACCCTGGTTCTCCTGctcatcatcctcatcatcattatcatcatcgttgTCGTCGGCATCATCTTGTTCGTTGATTGGTGATGATTTTGAGGTGGAATTGGGTCGGTTACTTGCTTTATTACCTGAGGAGATGCGACGAGGAGTTAGTGAGCATCCTGAGTTTTCTAACTTAATTGAGGTTGTTATGGATTTGGGTCGTAAGCCACTTGCTAGATTCCCTTCTGGTGATTTTATCTTGTCGGATCATCCGATTACGTTGGATGATCTTCAACAAGCTACCTCCCAG GTTGGTGACTTTGCAGTTGACAATAGAGCTGGCATTAGCAGAACTTTACACCGAATTAGTGCTATTAGAAACCGGAAAGGTCAAATTATTGGTTTAACTTGTCGAGTTGGTCGTGCAATATCCGGAAGTGCCAACTCATTGCGAGACCTAGTTAAAGAAGGTGCTTCTTTGTTGCTCATTGGTCCTCCTGGAGTAGGAAAAACAACTATTATCAG GGACATAGCCAGGATGCTTGCAAATGATTATGGGAAGCGTGTAATGATTGTTGACACCTCTAATGAAATTGGTGGGGATGGTGATATACCTCACGCGGGAATAGGTAATGCTCGACGGATGCAAGTTCCACACACTGATATGCAACACAAG GTGCTGATAGAAGCAGTGGAAAATCACATGCCACAAGTGATTGTAATCGATGAGATTGGAACTAAGCTTGAGGCAATGGCTGCAAGCACCATTGCACAACGAGGAATTCAATTAGTTGCAACTGCTCATGGAGTAACGATAGATAATTTAGTAATGAATCCTGCTTTAGAGATGCTGGTTGGAGGAGTACAG agTGTAACTCTTGGGGATGAAGAGGCAAGCAGGAGAGGCGTTCAGAAATCTGTACTGGAGAGGAAAGGTCCATCATCTTTTAGCTGTGGGGTTGAGATAATCTCCAAGACAGAATTGAGAGTTCACCCTGATTTAGAAGCAACAGTCGATGCAATTCTTGCAG GACGTTACCCGAGATATGAAACTCGCAAGATAAATCCAGGATCACAGGATGGAATAATAGAAAGTTCATCCATCCAAGCACCATtagatgagagagatgaagtTTTGGTTGAAGATATTATCCAGATGAATGGAGGTATACCTGGTTCTACTGAGCTCATCTCAGCAATAGATTCGACCGTGGAAGGAGGTTCCGGTGAAAGGGAGGATGCCCTTTGCATTTTTCTATATGGG ATCTCAGAGGCAAGTGTGATGCAAGGGATGAAACAGCTAAACATCGACGATGCCATTGAGTTTACTGATAATATCAGCGAAGCGGATGTGCTACTTGCTCTGCAGTCGaagcttaaaaaaaattctcggATTCAAGCAGCTGCAAGATCTCACGGCATTCCTATTTATGTGACAAAG ACAAGCTCTTCAACACAGTTGACAAAGGCTATGCAGGCATTAATCAGTGATTTTGCTGATGGCTTTGAGTTTCTCGAATCTGAAGCTAAGACGAATGAGTCTGAAAAGATTGATGCATTGGAG GAGGCTAGAATAGCCATGGAGCGAGTGGTAATTCCAAAAGGGGAATCTGTTGAGCTACTCCCTCGGCCATCAAACATTATACTGCTTCAGAAGGATCTTATTAGAAAGTACAAGCTAAAATCAGAGCGAATTGGAACAGGAACAGATTTAAGGCTTCGAATTCTCCCTTTCAACAGTGCATCTGATGAAGACAGTCACGATAGTGAAGGAGTTGATGAAGAGAGCGACGTTGATGAATTATTCAGGCCAAATGCTGAATTAAATGGATCTGCCCACACTGTGAATAGGTTACCTCTACTACCTGAATAG